GGCCACCCGCGGCCTGCGGGTGGTGTGTGTGGACAAGCAAGACCTGGCGTTCGGAACCAGCCGGTGGAGCTCCAAACTGGTGCACGGCGGGCTGCGCTACCTGGCGACCGGCAATGTGGGCATTGCCCGGCGCAGTGCCATCGAACGCGGAATCCTGATGACCCGCAACGCGCCTCACCTGGTGCGGGCGATGCCGCAACTGGTCCCGCTGCTGGGGTCGATGCCGCGGCGGGACCGGGCCCTGGTGCGCACCGGGTTTCTCGCCGGGGACGCGCTGCGCCGGTTGGCTGGCACACCGGCCACGGTGTTGCCCCGCTCGCGACGGGTCTCCGCCGAGCACGCCGTGGGGCTGGCGCCGACCGTGCGCCGCGACGGCCTCGACGGTGGCCTGTTGGCCTACGACGGGCAATTGATCGACGACGCCCGCCTGGTCACGGCCGTCGCCAGAACCGCGGCCCAGCACGGCGCGACGATCTTGACCTACGTGGCGGCATCGCACGCCACCGGCGACACGGTAAGGCTGACCGACCAGATCTCGGGCGAGTCGTTCGACGTCACCGCGCGGGCGGTGATCAACGCGACCGGAGTCTGGGCCGCTGACATCGACGCGGCACTGCGGTTGCGCCCGAGTCGCGGAACGCACCTGGTGTTCGACGCGGCCGCCTTCGGCAATCCGACCGCCGCGCTGACCGTGCCGATCCCCGGTGAGCTCAACCGGTTCGTGTTCGCCATGCCCGAACAGCTCGGCCGGGTGTACCTGGGCCTTACCGACGAAGATGCGCCCGGGCCGATTCCCGATGTGCCGCAACCCACCTCGGCGGAGATCTCGTTCCTGTTGGACACCGTCAACACCGCGTTGGGCACCGCGCTGAGCACGGCCGATGTCCGCGGCGCCTACGCCGGGCTGCGACCGCTGATCGATACCGGAGAAGGCCGCACCGCCGACGTCTCACGCAATCACGCCGTCGTCGAATCGGCGACCGGGGTGTTCAGCGTGATCGGGGGCAAGCTGACCGAATACCGGCACATGGCCGAAGACGTGCTGGACCGGGCCGTGCGCCTGCGTGCGCTGGCGGCCACGCCGTGTCGCACGCGGGACATGCCGCTGATCGGTGCGCCCGGCAACCCGGGACCGCAGCTGTCGCCGACGAGTGCCCTGCCCGAGTCGTTGGTGCTGCGCTATGGCGGGGAGGCGGCCAACGTGCTGGCCGCCGCCACCTGCGAGCGGCCCGCAGCGGCGGTGGCCGATGGCATCGACGTGATCCGTGCCGAGTTCGAGTACGCGGTCAGTCACGAAGGTGCGCTGACCGTTGAGGACATCGTGGATCGCCGGACCCGGATCGGACTGGTGGCTGAAGACCGCGAACGGGTCGTGGCGGTGGCACGCGAGTTTCTCGATTGAGTCGACCCATAACGGAACTGATTCGTATCGACTAGGCTGGCGCGTTATGGGAGCCCAGGAACCCGCGCCCGCATCGAGACCGGGGCGAAGCCCGGGACGCCTTGACCGGACCCGCGACCCCGCGATCCTCGATGCGGCGC
The window above is part of the Mycolicibacter sp. MU0102 genome. Proteins encoded here:
- a CDS encoding glycerol-3-phosphate dehydrogenase/oxidase; its protein translation is MSDTAALNSARRTAELTALADGAPVDVVVIGAGITGAGIALDAATRGLRVVCVDKQDLAFGTSRWSSKLVHGGLRYLATGNVGIARRSAIERGILMTRNAPHLVRAMPQLVPLLGSMPRRDRALVRTGFLAGDALRRLAGTPATVLPRSRRVSAEHAVGLAPTVRRDGLDGGLLAYDGQLIDDARLVTAVARTAAQHGATILTYVAASHATGDTVRLTDQISGESFDVTARAVINATGVWAADIDAALRLRPSRGTHLVFDAAAFGNPTAALTVPIPGELNRFVFAMPEQLGRVYLGLTDEDAPGPIPDVPQPTSAEISFLLDTVNTALGTALSTADVRGAYAGLRPLIDTGEGRTADVSRNHAVVESATGVFSVIGGKLTEYRHMAEDVLDRAVRLRALAATPCRTRDMPLIGAPGNPGPQLSPTSALPESLVLRYGGEAANVLAAATCERPAAAVADGIDVIRAEFEYAVSHEGALTVEDIVDRRTRIGLVAEDRERVVAVAREFLD